From Acipenser ruthenus chromosome 2, fAciRut3.2 maternal haplotype, whole genome shotgun sequence, a single genomic window includes:
- the LOC117408437 gene encoding spondin-2-like, with amino-acid sequence MEKLMSVCKQSQVSWLVLLAVLGCASTLPVDVDPVCTVGGHAKYRLAFTGKWSQTAFPKQYPLFRPPAQWSQIIAVTHSSDYHIWQRNEYASTGVREFAEKGEAWTLMKEVESAAEKIQSVYGIFSAPAVISGTGQNSVDFEVFARHSLLSFIVRIVPSPDWFVGVDSLNLCDGDRWKEQLSLDLYPYDAGTDSGFTFSSPDFATIPQDTVTQITSSFPSHPANSFYYPRLKHLPPIARVTITKLKGNHIMSLPKDLPHSNLIPIGNEIDSLTSMLKYLKGH; translated from the exons ATGGAAAAGCTGATGTCTGTTTGTAAACAAAGTCAAGTATCCTGGCTTGTCCTCCTCGCAGTGCTGGGCTGTGCTAGCACTCTGCCTGTAGATGTGGATCCTGTCTGCACAGTGGGAGGCCATGCAAAGTACAGACTTGCCTTCACAGGGAAGTGGAGTCAGACTGCCTTTCCAAAGCAATATCCTCTCTTTAGACCCCCGGCACAGTGGTCACAAATCATAG CTGTGACTCATAGTTCTGACTACCACATATGGCAAAGGAACGAATATGCCAGTACCGGAGTGAGAGAGTTTGCTGAGAAAGGAGAAGCCTGGACGTTAATGAAAGAGGTGGAGTCGGCTGCAGAGAAGATTCAGAGTGTCTATGGGATTTTCTCTGCCCCAGCGGTCATCAGTGGGACTGGCCAAAATTCAGTCGACTTTGAGGTTTTTGCAAGACACTCATTA CTCTCCTTCATTGTGAGGATCGTGCCCAGCCCGGACTGGTTTGTAGGTGTGGACAGTCTGAACCTGTGTGACGGGGATCGCTGGAAAGAACAGCTGTCCCTGGACCTTTACCCGTATGACGCAGGCACGGACAGTGGCTTCACCTTTTCATCTCCAGACTTCGCAACTATCCCACAGGACACAGTTACTCAG ATAACCTCTTCATTTCCAAGCCACCCAGCAAACTCCTTCTACTATCCCCGACTGAAGCATTTGCCTCCCATCGCAAGAGTCACCATCACGAAGCTGAAGGGAAACCATATCATGAGCCTGCCTAAAGACCTGCCCCATTCCAATCTGATCCCTATAGGCAATGAAATAGATTCACTCACAAGTATGTTGAAATACCTCAAAGGACACTAA
- the si:ch211-255i20.3 gene encoding transmembrane emp24 domain-containing protein 11, translating to MSIKKSIGFILSFYITLSSAMFFHMGEKEEKCIIEDIPSDTIVTGYFKMELWDVSKQGFQNSAPNLGMTVTVRHPDSEILMTKKYDLEGKFTFTSESSGQHFVCLESNSPRLAVFAGDKLRVHLDIQVGEHPVDESAAQAQDTVKDVKYTMIHLTEQVKHINSQQNYQREREETFRQTSQDTNANVFWWAIVQSIMLITVGIWQMKQMKDFLIEKKLV from the exons atgagcaTTAAAAAAAGCATTGGATTTATATTGAGCTTTTATATCACTTTGTCATCTGCCATGTTCTTTCACATGGGGGAAAAAGAAGAGAAATGTATAATAGAAGACATTCCATCTGACACCATTGTTACAG GGTATTTTAAAATGGAGCTCTGGGATGTCAGCAAACAGGGTTTTCAGAACTCTGCTCCTAACCTTGGTATGACAGTGACTGTGCGACACCCAGATAGTGAG attttgatgACAAAAAAATATGACCTGGAAGGCAAATTCACATTTACGTCAGAATCTTCCGGCCAACACTTTGTCTGTTTAGAGTCCAACTCTCCCAGGCTTGCGGTTTTTGCTGGGGACAAACTG CGAGTTCACTTGGACATTCAAGTGGGAGAACACCCTGTAGACGAGTCAGCTGCTCAGGCTCAAGACACAGTCAAAGACGTGAAGTACACAATGATACACCTGACTGAGCAGGTAAAGCACATCAACAGTCAGCAGAACTACCAGAGG GAACGTGAAGAGACTTTCCGACAAACAAGCCAGGATACCAATGCCAATGTTTTCTGGTGGGCCATTGTACAGTCCATTATGCTTATCACAGTGGGAATCTGGCAAATGAAGCAAATGAAAGACTTCCTTATAGAAAAAAAACTAGTATAA